A region from the Triticum urartu cultivar G1812 chromosome 1, Tu2.1, whole genome shotgun sequence genome encodes:
- the LOC125507249 gene encoding mitochondrial import inner membrane translocase subunit PAM16 like 2-like, which produces MAGKLIANLIVMGSGIIGRAMLQAYRKALENANKTGVAHEAINNIRRASKTMTEQEARQILGVTEQSTWEEIAQRYDKLFERNATSGSFYLQSKVHRAKECLENVYQKNKQDGTRT; this is translated from the exons ATG GCCGGGAAGCTAATTGCAAACCTTATTGTCATGGGCTCTGGGATTATAGGAAGAGCTATGCTTCAGGCATACCGAAAAGCACTTGAAA ATGCAAATAAAACTGGTGTGGCCCATGAAGCAATCAACAATATCCGTAGGGCCAGCAAGACAATGACCGAGCAAGAAGCGAGGCAGATATTGGGTGTGACTGAGCAGTCGACATGGGAAGAGATTGCACAG CGGTATGACAAGCTATTCGAGAGAAATGCGACATCTGGGAGCTTTTACCTCCAATCCAAGGTTCACCGGGCCAAGGAgtgcctagaaaatgtgtaccaaaagaacaagcaagatggaaCTCGGACCTGA